In a genomic window of Besnoitia besnoiti strain Bb-Ger1 chromosome XI, whole genome shotgun sequence:
- a CDS encoding heat shock protein HSP29 (encoded by transcript BESB_020430) translates to MSDPSEAGATPHITQRVTTIPGGTTTTTRTTTYTVRSVPVKTTTSSYAVRSSAVAAGPTTRKDSFTFDDLKRYFEDQGKLIMEDPRTKHLIESGQATWEDVKKYLDTRAPRACPVEGSNVVYSATGGYWYPVVTGTAMVAAPNSIFEVGPDSAEICNKISFRPRLDAYYDANGKRLVLFFDLPGFEKKDVEIELDKGALAVSGERPKSDDSTTTPDGKDLIKERLFGFFYRKFQLPANAVEDSIKASMEQGVLEVAIGLKDESTPTKKKIDVQ, encoded by the exons ATGTCAGACCCCAGCGAAGCGGGTGCGACGCCGCATATCACACAACGGGTAACGACAATTCCTGGAGGAACTACGACAACGACGCGAACGACAACATACACTGTTCGTAGTGTTCCTGTAAAGACGACGACAAGCTCCTACGCCGTCCGCTCGTCCGCGGTGGCGGCAGGCCCCACTACAAGAAAGGACAGCTTTACTTTCGATGATCTCAAACGCTATTTCGAAGATCAGGGCAAGCTGATCATGGAAGATCCGCGGACGAAACACCTCATTGAGTCTGGCCAG GCGACTTGGGAAGACGTCAAGAAGTATCTGGATACGCGCGCGCCACGAGCATGCCCTGTAGAAGGAAGCAACGTGGTCTACAGTGCAACA GGTGGATACTGGTACCCCGTCGTAACGGGCACAGCCATGGTCGCTGCTCCCAACTCTATTTTCGAGGTGGGGCCAGATTCGGCGGAGATCTGTAATAAGATATCCTTCCGCCCCCGCCTTGATGCGTACTACGACGCCAATGGCAAGAGACTTGTTTTGTTTTTCGACCTTCCTGGGTTCGAGAAGAAGGATGTCGAGATAGAGTTGGACAAGGGCGCACTTGCAGTCTCTG GTGAACGACCGAAGTCGGACGACAGCACGACCACGCCAGACGGCAAGGATCTCATAAAAGAACGGCTCTTCGGGTTCTTCTATAGGAAGTTCCAGCTGCCCGCAAACGCGGTGGAAGATAGCATCAAGGCTTCCATGGAGCAGGGCGTACTGGAAGTGGCGATCGGCCTCAAGGACGAAAGCACACCGACCAAAAAGAAAATTGACGTGCAGTAG